Within Quadrisphaera setariae, the genomic segment GTGAGCGTGCACCGGGCGGTCTTCCGGCGCCGGGCCCGAGCGGAGCTGGTCCTGGTGGGCCACCGCTGCGCGGTGGCGGGGCTCGCGTGCCTGGCGGGGGCGCTCGTCGCCGTCGTCCTGCTGGTGGTGTCCGTGCTGCTCGGAGGTGGCCCGGGCCTCGTGGCCGGTGGCGTCGCCGTCGTCGTCTTCACCGGGCTGTGGGGCGTGCTGCCGCTCACCCTGCGCCGCCGCGCCCTGCGCGCCACCCGCCAGCCCTCCGCGTGATCACGCTCGGGAGGGGGCGGGTCAGGTCAGCTCGGCGGGGAGGCCCTCGGCGCCGACCACCGTCAGGCTCGTGACGGCGCGGGTGAGCACCACGTAGAGGCGCTGCAGCCCCCGGGGCTCGGCCGCGAGGATGGCGGCGGGGTCGACGACGACGACGTGGTCGTGCTCGAGGCCCTTCGCCAGGCCGGCAGGCACCACCACCACGTGACCGGAGAGCTGGTCACCGGTGCCGCTGTCTCCCAGCACGGCGACGTCCAGACCGGCTGACCGCAGGGCCGCGGCGGTGGGCTCGACGGCGGCGTCGGCGCAGATGACGGCCGTCGACCCCTCCTGCGCGGCGCGGTCGGCGGCCACCTCCACCAGGTCGGCGGCCTGGCGCATCCGCAACGACCCGGGAGCGCGCCGGGCCGCGCGCGGACCGGGCAGGTCGGGGGCGATCGAGGGCAGCAGCCGGGCGGCGAAGTCGAGCACCTCACCCGGCACGCGGTAGCCGACGGTGAGGGGCCGCACGGTCGCCTGCGGCCGGCCCAGGTGGGCCATCACCGCGGACCACCGCCCCAGGGAGGCGTGGTGGGTGGCCTGGGCGAGGTCGCCGAGCACGGTGAGCGACCCGGTGGCCAGCCGCCGCCCGATCGCGCGGCACTGCATGGCGGTGAGGTCCTGGGCCTCGTCGACGACGATGTGCTCGAAGGTGTCCGGGCGCTCCAGCAGCCCCTCGACCTCGTCGAGGAGGACGACGTCGGCGGCCGTCCACGGAGCGCGGGCCAGTGAGCGCGGGCGGGTCTCCCAGCGCAGGGCGGCCTGCTCGTCGGCGTCGAGGACCCCGTCGGCGGCCCTGGCGAGCAGCGCCGGGTCGCTGTAGAGGTCCGCGAGCAGGTCGACGGCGCGGCGCGCCGGCCAGGCGGCGTCGACTGCTGCCTTCACCGGCCTGCTGCGCGCGGCGCGGGCCGTCTCGCCGTCGGTGGGGGCGAAGCCGGCGGCCTCGCCCTGGCGGCGGGCGTCCTCGGCGACCGCCCGCGCCAGCCGGGCGCGCGCTGCGGAGTAGTAGACCTCGCGCCGCTCCGCCGGGGCGGCGACCTTCTCCGCCAGGGTGCGCACCACGGACGCCACCCGGCTCGCCCGCACCCGGTAGCGCCGGGCGGCCAGCTCCAGCACGACGTCCTCGAGGGGCTCGCGCACGGCGTCCAGCAGCGCCCGCTGGAGCACCTGCGCCATGCGCGGGTCGGCCTTGACGGCCTCGACCTCGGGGGCGTCGGCGGCGCGCACCGCCACCGCCGGGCCGAGGTCGGCGACGGTGCACTGGGTGACGTCCACCTCGCCCAGGGCGGGCAGCACCTGGTCGATGTAGTGCAGGAACGCCCGGTTCGGGCCCACCACCAGCACGCCGCTGCGGCGCAGCCGATCCGCGTGGCTGTAGAGGAGGAACGCCGCGCGGTGCAGCCCGACGGCGGTCTTGCCGGTGCCCGGGGCGCCCTGGATGCAGACGGACTCCTCGATCGGGGCGCGGACGATGTCGTCCTGGTCGGGCTGGATGGTGGCGACGATGTCGCGCATCGGTCCGCTGCGCGGGCGCTCGATCTCCGCGACCACCAGCTGCCCCAGGGCCGGTCCGCCGTCACCGCCGCGCTCGTCGTCGTCCTGGTGTCCTCTGGAGGCCGTGCGGGTGAGGTCCTCGTCCTCGTAGCTGGTGAGCTCCCCGCGGGAGAACCCGAAGCGACGGCGCAGCAGCAGGCCCTGGGGGTCGGCGGCGCTGGCCTGGTAGTAGGTGCGGCTGACCGGCGCGCGCCAGTCGATGACCTGCGGGTCGCCCGCAGGGTCCGTGACGTGGCGGCGCCCGATGTGCAGCTCTCGGTCGGGCTGGTCGATGCGTCCGAAGAACGCCGGGACGTCGGGCAGGTCGGCCAGCGACCGCAGCCGCTCGGCGCGCTGGGCGCCGAGGCGCTCGGAGGCGTAGGCGTCACCGCCGACGTCGACGAGCGCCTCGGCGGTGCTGCGCATGTGCGCCAGGCACTCGCCGACGTGGTCGAGGAAGGCCCTCTCGCCCTCCAGGACGAGGTCGCCGGGTGGGGGTGGGAGGTCTGCGCCGGATCGAGCCACGAGCCGAAGACCCTACTGCTCTCCGCCGTGTCCTCGGTGTCACCGAGCCTGCGTGCTCATGGTCGGGGCGCGCGTCAGTCCTCGCTGTGGACCACGGCCACCGGGCCGTGCGCGTGGTGGATGACCGCACGGCTGACCGAGCCGAGCAGCAGCCCGCGGAAGCCGCCGGAGCCGCGCGTGCCCACCACGAGCAGCTCCGCGCCGCGCGCCGCCTCGAGCAGGGCGGTCGCGGGGTGGTCGCGCACCACCCGCTCGTGGACCACCACGTCGGGCACGGTCTGCCGGGCGTCGGCGACCACCTGCGCCAGCAGGTCGGCCTGGGCCCGCTCCAGGGCCACGAGCTGCGCGTGCGCGGGCCCGTGCTGCGTGGACCCCCACAGCGACGGCGGCTGCCACGCCCGCACGGCCGTGACCTCCGAGCCGCGGGCCGCGGCGGCCCGGAGCGCGAAGACCAGGGCCCGGCACGCCGCAGGGGAGCTGTCCGCACCGACCACCACGCCGCGCCCCGTCGCCGCCGGTGCCTCAGACGCGTCCGGTGGCCTGACGACGACGACGGGGCAGTGCGCGTGCACAGCGACCTGCGCGCTCGTGGACCCGAGCATGAGATCGGCGAAGGCGCCGTGACCGCGCGAGCCGAGCACCACCAGGCGCGCGGCCGCGCTCTCCTCCAGGAGGGCGGGGACGGCGGCGGCCCAGTCGTGGACAGCGCTGCCCACCTCGAGGCCGGAGTGGTCGCCGCGGAGGCGCGTCAGGGCCTGGTCGGCCAGCTGCTCACCGAGCCGGCGGAGGTCCGGCGGCGCCAGCAGCGCACCCGCGGCCTCCGGGCTCGCCACCGGGTGCCAGTCGACGCAGACCACCACGCGCAGCGGTGCGCCGAGGCGTTCGGCCTCCTCGCCCGCCCAGGCCAGGGCGCGCACGGACCCGTCCGAGCCGTCGTACCCGACCACCACGTGGTGCCTGCCCGGCGGCGGTGGGTCGGGCCGCCGGCGGACGTCGTGCTCCTGCTCCGAGGTGGACACGTCAGGCCTCCCTCCTGCGCCGACCGGGCTCCGTCGCCCGATCGGGAGACCGCAGGTTACGGCGGTGGCAGCCGCTGGGGAAGGGCCTGACGGGTGGCGGTCCGGACGACGGGAGCGCCTCCCTCCAGGTCTCCGGCGCCGGCGGCAGCTGACGTCGATGGCGGCCCGGCGCTCGTCACGGCGGCGCTGGCGGCCACCGCCCTGCGGCGCACCACCTGCAGAGCGCCTGCGCCGAGCTGGACACCACCGAACGCGACCAGGCGCTGGGCCGACCCGTCAGCGTCCGAACCTGGCGATGAGCAGGAACGACGAAGCCCCTGCCAGCTGTGCTGGTCAGGGGCTCTTCGCGGTGTCCGAGGGGGGACTTGAACCCCCACGCCCTATACGGGCACTAGCACCTCAAGCTAGCGCGTCTGCCTATTCCGCCACCCGGACGAGTGCGTGGATGACACTAGCACCAGGCCGACCCGGACCCGACGCCGCCTCCGCGTGACGCGCCGGGGTCCCGGCCGCGCACGGCCGGCGTCCAGCGGGTGAGGCGGATGCTCGTCGTCAGACGTCGACGTGAGCGCCGCAGACGAGTGGTGCTCGCCGACCTGGTCCGTGACCGGCGGGCGCTGCGCTCCTTCCGACACCCGGCGCGCGCGCCAGGTCTCCTTGCAGGCTGCGCGCGCCCCCAGGGGCTGACCCTGCACGGTGGAGGCCTGACGGCGGCGGCTCCGCGCTGCCGCACCCCGCCGCGCGCGCCCGCCTGCCGGTGCAGGCGGTGGACGCGCTGTGCGCTGCGAGCGAGGCGCGCGCGGAGGCGCCGCCCCAGCACGCCCGGGCGGTGCGGCCAGGCCTGGTGAGCCGCTCGCCGCGGCTGGCTGGCCCTGAGCGTCAGCGCCAGGTGAGCGGCACCAGCGACGGCGGCTGACCGCTGGGGGCGATGCCCTGCTGGGCGAGGGCGTAGCTCATGACGTCGGAGAACACCGGCGCCGCGGCCACGCCGCCGTAGTGGTGCGCGAGGTCGGGGTGCTGGACGATCACGGCGACGACGATCTGTGGGTCCTCCGCGGGCGCCATCCCGATGAACGAGGCCGTGTACTGCGCGGTGCCCGTCTTCCGCGAGGCCTGGAGGTCTTGGGCGGTGCCTGTCTTGCCCGCCACGCGGAAGCCGGGGACGGCGGCGTTCATGCCGGTGCCCTCCGAGGAGACGACGCCCTCGAGCATCGAGGTGACCTGGGCGGCCGTCGTCGGGCTGACGATGCGCGTCCCGGTGGGAGCGGGGGTGGCGACGAAGGCGCCGGAGGCGTCGGTGGTGCCGGCGATGATGCGCGGCGGCACGCGCACCCCGCCGTTGGCGATGGTGGCGTAGACCTGCGCGGCCTGCAGGGCGTTGACCGCGTACCCCTGGCCGAAGAGCACGACGTAGGGCGTGCGCACGTCGTCGTCCCAGGTGTCCGGGGTGTCCAGCAGCCCTCGGGTCTCACCGGGAAGACCCAGCTGCTTCTGGCCCAGTCCGAAGGCGCGCAGGTAGTCGTAGCGCTGCTGCAGGGTGAGCTGCCGCCCCACCATGACGGTCCCCACGTTGGACGACTCCGCCAGCACCCCCGCGAACGTCAGCTTCTGCGGCGCGTGGTCGTGGGAGTCCCGGATGACCTCCCTGCCACCTGGCAGGACCATCCGGTCGGGCACCACCAGCTGGGTCTCCGGCGTGGCCAGCCCCTGCTCGATGGCGGCGGCCGCGGTGATGACCTTGCCGGTGGAGCCCGGCTCGAAGACGTCCTCCAGCGACCGGTTGTGCCGCTGCGCCTCAGGTGTGGCTCCGGGGTCGGCCGGGTCGATGGAGCCTGACTCCGCCAGCGCCAGCACCTGCCCGTCCTTGGTCATCGCCACCACGGACACCCACGCCGCGCTGGTCGCCGCGGCCTGCGCGGTGGCGGCGCGCTGGGCGTAGAACTGCAGGTCGGCGTCGATGGTGAGGCGCACGTCGCGGCCGTCGACGGCGGGCACGTCCAGGGAGTCCGCCAGCGGGATCTTCTGGCCCTTCGCGCCCTTCTCGTACACGCGGTACCCGTCGGTCCCGCGCAGCACCTCGTCCTGCGACCTCTCGATCCCGGCCAGCGCCGCGCCGTCGGTGCTGACGTACCCGACGAGGTTGCCCGCCGTCGTACCGGCCGGGTAGGTGCGCAGGTCGGTCCGGGTGCTGCTCAGGCCGGGGATCGCCAGTGCCTGCACCTGCCGGCGCACCGCGGGGGTCACGCCGCTGGCGAGCTTCGTCCACAGCACCGGCGTGCCGTCGGCGTGGGTGCGCGGCGTGAGCAGCGCGGTGAGCTCAGCCTCGGGCACGCCGAGCACCGGCGACAGCAGCGCTGCCGCGTCCGCGGCGGTGCGCAGCGTCGGGTGCCGCTTGCTGGGCCCCTTGAACAGCTCGGGGTTGGCCTCGATGTCGCGCCGCTCGACGTCCTGCGCGAGCACGGCGCCGTCGCGGTCGGTGATGCTGCCACGCAGGGCGGGCAGCGGGTCCTTCGCGAGGCGCTGGCCGAGTGCCCTCTCGGCGAGGGGACCGGCGTCGGTGACCTGCAGCTGCACGAGCCGGCCGGTGAACACCCCCGCCACCAGGACCAGGACGACGACGAGCGCCGCCGTGCGCCGCTGGGGCGAGCCCGCGCGCGGTGCCCACCGGGAGGTGGGGCGGCGAGCCGGCCGGGCGGCTCGAGCGGGGCGCGGGGTCCGCGCCGGGCGCACCGGGCGCGCGGGACGCCCCGGGGTGCTGCGCTGCACAGGACGAGCGGTGCGAGCGGGTCGGGCTGCTGTCGCGGACCCGCTCGTCGCACCTGCCGCCGTGCTGCTGGTGGAACGGGCGGACGACCTGCTGCTCTGCGCCGTGCGCGGCACGGGGACGGGCGC encodes:
- a CDS encoding universal stress protein → MSTSEQEHDVRRRPDPPPPGRHHVVVGYDGSDGSVRALAWAGEEAERLGAPLRVVVCVDWHPVASPEAAGALLAPPDLRRLGEQLADQALTRLRGDHSGLEVGSAVHDWAAAVPALLEESAAARLVVLGSRGHGAFADLMLGSTSAQVAVHAHCPVVVVRPPDASEAPAATGRGVVVGADSSPAACRALVFALRAAAARGSEVTAVRAWQPPSLWGSTQHGPAHAQLVALERAQADLLAQVVADARQTVPDVVVHERVVRDHPATALLEAARGAELLVVGTRGSGGFRGLLLGSVSRAVIHHAHGPVAVVHSED
- a CDS encoding peptidoglycan D,D-transpeptidase FtsI family protein, with product MQRSTPGRPARPVRPARTPRPARAARPARRPTSRWAPRAGSPQRRTAALVVVLVLVAGVFTGRLVQLQVTDAGPLAERALGQRLAKDPLPALRGSITDRDGAVLAQDVERRDIEANPELFKGPSKRHPTLRTAADAAALLSPVLGVPEAELTALLTPRTHADGTPVLWTKLASGVTPAVRRQVQALAIPGLSSTRTDLRTYPAGTTAGNLVGYVSTDGAALAGIERSQDEVLRGTDGYRVYEKGAKGQKIPLADSLDVPAVDGRDVRLTIDADLQFYAQRAATAQAAATSAAWVSVVAMTKDGQVLALAESGSIDPADPGATPEAQRHNRSLEDVFEPGSTGKVITAAAAIEQGLATPETQLVVPDRMVLPGGREVIRDSHDHAPQKLTFAGVLAESSNVGTVMVGRQLTLQQRYDYLRAFGLGQKQLGLPGETRGLLDTPDTWDDDVRTPYVVLFGQGYAVNALQAAQVYATIANGGVRVPPRIIAGTTDASGAFVATPAPTGTRIVSPTTAAQVTSMLEGVVSSEGTGMNAAVPGFRVAGKTGTAQDLQASRKTGTAQYTASFIGMAPAEDPQIVVAVIVQHPDLAHHYGGVAAAPVFSDVMSYALAQQGIAPSGQPPSLVPLTWR
- a CDS encoding DUF6328 family protein, with the protein product MAGVDPTTSAGWRDERGETTLAQLDRHWAELLQELRVVQTGVQVLTGFLLTLPFQPRFEQAPTWQVVVYLVGVGLAVLATALFAAPVSVHRAVFRRRARAELVLVGHRCAVAGLACLAGALVAVVLLVVSVLLGGGPGLVAGGVAVVVFTGLWGVLPLTLRRRALRATRQPSA
- a CDS encoding HelD family protein; protein product: MARSGADLPPPPGDLVLEGERAFLDHVGECLAHMRSTAEALVDVGGDAYASERLGAQRAERLRSLADLPDVPAFFGRIDQPDRELHIGRRHVTDPAGDPQVIDWRAPVSRTYYQASAADPQGLLLRRRFGFSRGELTSYEDEDLTRTASRGHQDDDERGGDGGPALGQLVVAEIERPRSGPMRDIVATIQPDQDDIVRAPIEESVCIQGAPGTGKTAVGLHRAAFLLYSHADRLRRSGVLVVGPNRAFLHYIDQVLPALGEVDVTQCTVADLGPAVAVRAADAPEVEAVKADPRMAQVLQRALLDAVREPLEDVVLELAARRYRVRASRVASVVRTLAEKVAAPAERREVYYSAARARLARAVAEDARRQGEAAGFAPTDGETARAARSRPVKAAVDAAWPARRAVDLLADLYSDPALLARAADGVLDADEQAALRWETRPRSLARAPWTAADVVLLDEVEGLLERPDTFEHIVVDEAQDLTAMQCRAIGRRLATGSLTVLGDLAQATHHASLGRWSAVMAHLGRPQATVRPLTVGYRVPGEVLDFAARLLPSIAPDLPGPRAARRAPGSLRMRQAADLVEVAADRAAQEGSTAVICADAAVEPTAAALRSAGLDVAVLGDSGTGDQLSGHVVVVPAGLAKGLEHDHVVVVDPAAILAAEPRGLQRLYVVLTRAVTSLTVVGAEGLPAELT